From Aegilops tauschii subsp. strangulata cultivar AL8/78 chromosome 5, Aet v6.0, whole genome shotgun sequence:
cgagaggggagagtgttgtccacgtaccctcgtagatcgaaagcggaagcgtcagcacaacgcggttgatgtagtcgtacgtcttcacgatccgaccgatcaagtaccgaacgcacggcacctccgagttcagcacacgttcagctcgatgacgttcctcgaactccgatccagccgagatttgagggagagtttcgtcagcacgacggcgtggtgacgatgatgatgttctaccgacgcagggcttcgcctaagcaccgctacgatattatcgaggtggattatggtggagggggtcaccgcacacggctaagagatcaagagatcaattgttgtgtctttggggtgccccctgcccccgtatataaaggagcaagggggaaggcggccggcctaggaggagggcgcgccaaggggggagtcctactcccaccgggagtaggactcctcctttccttgttatagtaggagaagggaagggagaaggagaaggaaggaagggggcgcccccctccctagtccaattcggactagtccatggggaggggtgcggccaccctttggggcctttctctcctttcccgtatggcccattaaggcccaatacttctttcccgtattcccgtaactccccggtactccgaaaaatacccgaattactcggaacctttccgatgtccgaatatagtcgtccagtataacaatctttacgtctcgaccatttagagactcctcgtcatgtccctgatctcatctgggactccgaactccttcggtacatcaaaacacataaactcataatataaccgtcatctaactttaagcgtgcggaccctacgggttcgagaactatgtagacatgaccaagacacgtctccggtcaataaccaatagcggaacctggatgctcatattggctcccacatattctacgaagatctttattggtcaaaccgcataacaacatacgttgttccctttgtcatcggtatgttacttgcccgagattcgatcgttggtatctcaatacctagttcaatctcgttaccggcaagtctctttactcattgcgtaatacatcatcccgcaactagctcattagttgcaatgcttgcaaggcttatagtgatgtgcattaccgagtgggcccagagatacctctccgacaatcggagtgacaaatcctaatctcgaaatatgccaacccaacaagtaccttcggagacacctgtggagcacctttataatcacccagttacgttgtgacgtttggtagcacacaaagcgttcctccggtaaacgggagttgcataatctcatagccataggaacatgtataagtcatgaagaaagcaatagcaacatactaaacgatcgagtgctaagctaacataatgggtcaagtcaatcacatcattctcctaatgatgtgatcccgttaatcaaatgacaactctttgtctatggttaggaaacacaaccatctttgatcaacgagctagtcaagtagaggcatactagtgacactttgtttgtctatgtattcacacatgtattatgtttccggttaatacaattttagcatgaataataaacatttatcatgaaataaggaaataaataataactttattattgcatctagggcatatttccttcacgaatcgcacagttggattacccaagccctcattgatgagaatcccgcaataaggggactcgatctctgctttgacaagacgtgtcaccgGAGGTTGCATCTCGAAACGCGAAACGAGAGGTCGAAAAAGGGTTTGAAATAATGAAGTGGCCAGACGTAACGTCTCACCAGTAAAACTATGAGTAAAGACATACCATGTTTTTTGATTAAGTATTATGCCCTTGCGGTTGTGGGTTGTAACTGTTAAACAGTGCCGGATACAGTTCTCGTGTTCGGAAGactactttggagtattcggaggaggaacctgccttgcaacgtcgaagacaatctgcacgccggacacatcatcattgaagcctggttcaggggctactgagggagtcctggatcatggggtcctcgggcgtccgggatATGTGGcctgggccggactaatgggccgtgaagatacaagacagaaggccttcccccatgtccggatgggactttccttTGTGTGGATGACAAGTTAGGCGTTCGGATATGTATTTTCCTTTCTCTGTGcactgactctgtacaaccctaggcccctccggtgtctatataagccggagggtttagtccgtagaggcaatcataatcatacaggctaggcatctagggtttagccattacgatcttgaggtagatcaactcttgtaacccccatactcatcaaagtcaatcaagcaggaagtatggtattacctccattaagagggcccgaacctgggtaaacatcgtgccccctgcctcctgttacctttgatccttagacgcacagttcgggaccccctacccgagatctgccgggtttgacaccgacacccgttgactaagcctcttccacgagcaaaacatgattagcaccaagactccatgggtgttaaaatcattactatgtaatctagattattaactctagtgcaagtgggagactgaaggaaatttgccctagaggcaataataaagttgttatttatatttccttatatcatgataaatgtttattattcatgctagaattgtattaaccggaaacttagtacatgtgtgaatacatagacaaacagagtgtccctagtatgcctctgcttgactagctcgttaatcaaagatggttaagtttcctaaccatagacatgtgttgtcatttgatgaacgagatcacatcattagagaatgatgtgatggacaagacccatccgttagcttagcattatgatcgtttagttttattgctattgctttcttcatgactcatacatattcatctgactatgagattatgcaactcccgaataccggaggaacaccttgtgtgctatcaaacgtcacaacgtaactgggtgattataaagatgctctacaggtgtctccgatggtgtttgttgagttggcatagatcgcgattaggatttgtcaatccatatatcagagaggtatctctgggccctctctgtaatacacatcactataagccttgcaagcaatgtgactaatgagttagttgtgggatgctgcattacggaacgagtaaagagacttgccggtaacgagattgaactaggtatgatgataccgacgatcgaatctcgggcaagtaacataccgatgacaaagggaacaatgtatgttgttatgtggtttgaccgataaagatcttcgtagaatatgtaggagccaatatgagcatccaagttccgctattggttattgaacggagatgtgtctcggtcatgtatacatagttctcgaacccgtagggtccgcacgcttaacgttcaatgacgatttgtattatgagttatgtgatttgatgaccgaagtttgttcggagtcccggatgagatcacggacatgacgaggagtctcaaaatggccgagaagtaaagattgatatattggaaggtggttatatacggacatcagaatggttcggataaggttcggggatttatcggagtaccgggaggctatTGGAACCCCCTGGGAAAgttattgggcctaatgggccatagTAGAGGAGAGGAGGCAGGACACAGgaggtggggcgcgcccccttgccccaatccgaattggacaaggggaggggcgcggcccccctctttccttctccctctccctcctttcccctttccccctctccgttggaaggaaaggggggccgaatcctactaggttttgagtcctagtaggactccccccttggcgcgccccccttggccggcctcctcctcccccctcctttatatacatgggcagggggcaccccaaaggataacagacaatctcttagccgtgcgcggtgccccctccacagtttaacacctcggtcatatcgttgtagtgcttaggcgaagccctgcgccggtaacttcatcatcaccgtcgccacgccgtctgatgtcgcttgaagctacatcggtattttcccaaagaggaagggatgatgcagcacaacggcggtaggtatttccctcagatatgaaaccaaggtatcgaaccagtaggagaaccaagcaacacaacgtaaacagcccctgcacacaaataacagccactcgcaacccgacgtgttaaaggggttgtcaattcctttcgggtaacggcgccagaaattggcaaggagacaggagaaaattgtaatagattgaaataatagatcgcaaataaaataaagtgcagcaaagtatttttgtatttttggtttaatagatctgaataaaaagagcaaataaaatagatcgcaaagcaaatatatgagaaagaagacccggggccgtagatttcactagtggcttctctcgagaaaaatagcaaatggtgggtaaacaaattactgttgggcaattgatagaacttcaaataattatgacgatatccaggcaatgatcattacataggcatcacgtccaagattagtagaccgactcctgcctgcatctactactattactccacacatcgactgctatccagcatgcatctagtgtattaagttcatggaaaaacggagtaatgcaataagaacgatgacatgatgtagacaagatccgtttatctattgcggcagatatatatcccatctttttatccttagtagcaacgatacatacgtgtcggttccctttctatcactgggatcaagcaccgtaagatcgaaccactaccgggcacctcttcccattgcaagataaatagataaagttggccaagcaaaacccaaatatcggagaagaaatacgaggctataagagatcatgcatataagagatcaaagaaactcaaataactttcatggatataaaaagatataactgatcataaactcccaacaaacacaccgcaaaaagagttacatcatatggatctccaagagaccattgtattgagaattcagcgagagagaggaagccatctagctactaactacggacccgaaggtctacaaagaactactcacgcatcatcggagaggcaccaatggaagtggtgaacccctccgtgatggtgtctagattggatctggtggttctggactctgcggcggctggatgaatatttcatcgactcccctagggtttgtggaatatttgggtatttatagaacaaagaggcggtccgggaggcacccgaggtgggcacaacccaccagggcgcgcctgggcctcctgcgcgccctggtgggttgtcccctcctcgggaccccccccaggtgcaaccagggcccaacatcttccttctggtccataaaaaatctccgcgaagtttcgtggcatttggactccgtttgatattgatttcctgcgatgtaaaaaacatggaaaaatagcaactggcacttggcagttggcactatgtcaataggtaagtaccaaaaaatgatataaaatgattataaaacatccaagattgataataaaacagcaaggaacaatcaaaaattatagatacgttggagacgtatcaccgtcgtgctgaagaaactctccctcgtcctcaactggatcaagagctcgagggacgtcatcgtgctgaacgtgtgctgaatacggaggtgccgtacgttcggtacttggatcagttggatcgtgaagacgttcgactacatcaaccgcgttactaaacgcttccgctttcggtctacgagggtacgtggacacactctccccactcgttgctatgcttctcctagatagatcttgcgtgatcgtaggaatttttttgaattactatgttccccaacagataCTGTAGGGGCCGGTGGTACTGTCAGTGCCACCGCGCCTGGTGGACTGGTATGTAGAGCCGCTGCCGCTCCCGCGGTGGCGAGccgcgtttagccgccggcggcggaggaggaggaagcgCGCAGGAAGAGCTCGCGCCGGCGCTGAACCTCCCCTTCCCCTTCCCGCTGAAGAAGCTCATGCCTCGCTAGGGTTTCGGGCTAGTTGGCTAGGGTTTTTTGGTTGCCGACGAGGGAGTAAAGCATGGCCAGATGTGGACGGGGAGATGGAAGTGGATGAGGCCGGCCCCGCCGCATGCTTCCATTAAAAAGGACGGGCACGCGACCCTTCCACACACTGCCAGGCGGGCCCGAGGTAGGTGGCCGCTATAAATATGACCGCGATCGGTGGTTGGCCGACCGACATGTGGGGCCGCGGCGGACACGGAGCGGATGTGTgacgtgtccgcgccgacgcattcgGGCGTGAAGCAGACACATTTTGggttgggtcggcgcgttgggccgagATTTTTATCCGTGGCGTCCAAAACAAACATGGACGGACGAAATTGATGgccccgttggagttgctctaatgcTTCACCGTAGAAGAGAATGAAACACCAAAATATGCAAACATTTTTTTCTTCACAAAATGTCGAATGGTAAAATTCAGATTCCGACGATGCTGTTATGACTTAATTAAGTACTCTCTCCTTTTCAAAATATAAGATATCATTAACTTTGTATAGTATTTGATGTACAACTTTGGCCACTAATATATATCAAAGTACATGGATTGAACATGTATAAATGGCATCTTCGTATTTGTCTTGTGAAACAACTTTATTTCATATGTTTGTATATTAATTCTATAGGCATACAATACATGAAAATCAAAGTCTGCAGTGAAGACCAGAAAAATCAACCGATGAATCATATTTTGGGAAAAAAGAAGCATGTTTATAATAACTACATGATGGGAAATCTTGTCTCAACCGTGGCGTGGTTGTTTCCATGAAGAGGCGcaacacacaccctctctccctctcatCTGCGTTTATCGGGGGACATATATAATGTAACTTGACCTCTTTTAGCGAAAAAAATGTAACTTGACCATTAGTACAAGTTACACAAATCCATTTACTGTTTATTGTCTCCCGTTTTACTCAAAACATATATGTACCATGGAAGACACATGTTTTCGCGCAGTACACTACTCGCAGACAAAATGACGCGTTATGATCTTAGGAGCCACTCCctcaaaaacgtcttacattactGTATAGAGGTAGTAGATGGTTGTATCTCTTCTATGCGTCTCCAAGAGTCAATATAAACTGCACATAAAGGAGCATACTGAAAATGGGACCCGAATATTTGTGTTTTATATAattaatttaataaaaaatactccctccgtcccaaaataaatgactcaactttatactaactttagtacGTACAAAGTTAGTACAATCTTGAGTCACTTAtcttgggacggagggagtacttgttaTAATAACCCTCTCCCTGACCCCAAATGATAAAACAGTGATCCCATCTAAAAATAAAAGGTTGATGACAACTGTAAACTAATCCTCATCAATAATTAATCAGCAACCATTCGGCCTTGGGCTGGCTGCCCCGCTGTAtacccaccaccgcccccactcCGCCTCTCGTTTCGTTTCCGTTTCTTTCCatcccccccttccttccttccttcctccacccacctcccccctctcctctccggcGCGCCTCCCCCACCGGCGAATCCGCAACCGAATCGAATCCCAGGTACGCGCGATTCCCTCCGGCGGCGATCCCTCCGCCACCTTTGCCGGATCCCGCGCCTCGGCCGGTCCCTTCCCTTTCTCCCTTTCCTCACCTACCGACTGATCTCCGTCTCGGCTGGATCTCGTCCGCGCGGTTGGTGCAGGATCCGcgtcggcgggcggcggcggaggcacaTGGCGCACCGGGTGGACAACGAGTACGACTACCTCTTCAAGATCGTGCTCATCGGCGACTCCGGCGTCGGCAAGTCCAACATCCTCTCCCGCTTCACCCGCAACGAGTTCTGCCTCGAGTCCAAGTCCACCATCGGCGTCGAGTTCGCCACCCGCACCCTCCAGGTCATCTCTCCGCCCCCCTTTAGCGATCACGATCTAGGGATTTTTTTTCCCTCCACGGTTTTAGTGGTCTGGCGATGCATGCGCTCTCGATGTTCCTGTTTTGATCTAGATCGTTCCAAATAAGCTAATCTCTTTGATGATGATGTCTCGTTTGCACGTGTTGCCTGTTGATTAGTCTAGTACCCACGGTTGCTTTTTTGCATCATTGTGTTGTGTGCGCCGTTTGTTTTATCTGTGGTCAGGAGGCCCTTGGAATTGGTTGCAGAAAAATGGGCTAAGTTGAGTCTGCAAGGGCAGTGTCAACTTTAAATCAGATCTGGCTTTTATAGCGTCCATTTTTCCTCAAAAAGAAGAAGGAAACTTGCAATTGTGACTAACACTTGTTTTTGCTAGTTTATAGAAACTATCTACAGTTTGTCGGTTCCATGCTCCTTTCTCAGTAGTTTCAGAGGAACAAATGTTCATAAACTGGCAGAGCAATTTTAGTTATGCAGGACATTTGGTTTTCGCTGGCACTTGAATTTGAATGGCTGACGCAGTTCACAGAGCGTCTGAGCACTGTATTCTCATAATTCATGGATCGGAGCTTTCGATGTTCGTCTCTCGAAGCACGGCCTGTTTATGTAGAAGTGGTTCTTGATCAATCTATTACACCaatgttcctaaatataagacgttttggaTTTGAACTGACAAAACGTCtcatatttaggaacagaggtagtacatCTTAAAAGAGTACTTAAACTTTTATGTTTAAGGAGCTGTTTAATTTTATCATGTACTCAGGTTAAAGCTCCAGCATAGTCAGACCTCATAATCTCTTTCCATTGCACGGACTTTTTCTGCGATAATGCATCTACCATATGCTTGTTTGTTTTTTTATTTGCCATGTGCATGTCTCTTGACAAGTTTTGTTTTAGCAAGTGAATTTTCATGTTCCATTTCTTTGAGGTATTGTGTGAATTACCATTTTAGTTCTGTTGGTTTTCTGATTGAGTTTGGAAGTATGATTACAGGTAGAAGGCAAGACAATTAAGGCTCAGATATGGGATACTGCTGGCCAAGAGAGGTACCGTGCAATCACAAGTGCTTACTACAGGGGAGCTGTGGGAGCTCTTTTGGTGTATGACATAACAAAGAAGCTATCATTCGAAAACATCAATAGGTGGCTCAGTGAGCTCCGTAACCATGCTGACTCCAACATCGTCATTATGATGGTTGGAAACAAATCCGACCTTAACCACCTGAGGTCGGTTCAGGAGGAAGAAGGACAGGCATTAGCAGAGAAGGAAGGGCTATCCTTCCTTGAGACCTCGGCACTGGAAGCCTTGAACGTCGAGAAGGCGTTTCAGACTATCCTTTCCGACATCCATCAGATCATAAGCAAGAAGGCGCTCGCTGCCCAGGAGGCTGCAGGAAGTGGACCTCCGACTCAAGGAACCACCATCAATGTTGCTGATTCATCCGGCAACATGAAGAAAGGGTGCTGTTCTACCTAGGTGCGAACAGAGAAGTGGTGATTCTGCAAAAGGATGCTCACATGGATCTTACGGCGCTCTAGGTGTTAGTTGGGTCCCTTTTGACTCCTTTTGGCCTGTAATTCTGGTGGGGTTGTATTAAAGTTCATACTGCTAGAAAGAAATTATCCCTTGGTAGATACCGTGTGTAGTTGCGAATTTTTGGTAGAGACCATTGTTTGTCAGTCAGACTTACTACAGTTTCAGAGCAATATCATGTTTCCTTTCAGGTATATGTTTTTGTCCTAAAACATTATATGCCCCGATCACCGGAGCAGCAACAATGGGATATATCTATCTCTTGTATTTGTTATGCGGATTGTGGTGTCATCCGAACATCTTTGTCCTACGAAGGACATGTCGTAAACATTGTTCTTGCAAACCGTGGAGCAGCTCATCTGTTCCTCTTTGTATGGTTCATCTGTTCCTCTTTGTATGGGTTTTGTTCGATCCTGCTTGCACATTCTCTTGTGGCTTGATCTACACTGTTCTGCATTCGGATTGGTCGTTTTCGTGTAATGTGAGGCTCCAGTTCCAAGATATAGATGCCCCAGATTACCGGAACAGCAGCAATGGGATGCTTCTATATCTTGTAGTGTTCCTTATGCGAATTGTGGCGCTATCCGAACATCTTGCAAACAGAGGAGCAGCTCACCTGGTCCTCTGGTGGCTTTCAGCCTTTTACGATGATCCTGCTCGCGCATTCTCTTGTTGCTTGAGCTACACTGTTCTGCATTCTAATGGCATGGGTTTCTGTAGTGTAATCTGGATTGTATGCTGATGGAATCGGTCCTGTGCTCATCTGCTTTAGCATATATCATAATCTGTTTCCACGTTGCATTGTCATTACAGTACAGGTCCAGAGGCCACGGAAAGCTCGTGCTTCTATTCAACCTTAAATCTCCTTTGAACTTTCAGTGCACTCATCCCCGCCTTTATGCCATCTTTTCATGCTCGGCCGATCCATTCCGCGACGTTTCATCGCTTTTTTTCGCAAAGTTCGCAAAAGATTGTTCAGATGCCCAGTCTTTCAGACATCAGCCATCAGACTGATGATACCACTGCAAACTTTGAACACAATTATTTGCGGGAACCTTCACACACAAGACTCTCGAGCAAACATCAACATCTGGCAAGTTCGCCATCTCGAACCGTTGTTCATCTGGAAGGAGAATATGTTCTCTTTTTTTTTGACAGAACccttacagtataattggtgcaacaaacccaaattgcaagtaccatgccttgaacctggatgggtgggaaggcatcagccccttcccaccactaggctatgccttagtttGCAGAATATGTTCTCTTTCACCGCCGCAAAATGGCAGTCAAATCCTTTCGACCGGTATGGGTAGGGGTGGTAGATCAGATGCTGGCAGAATGACTTTGTCAACTGTAGAGTCTACTGAGTCTGATAGAAGGATCCTTATCATCATCAGTCGACACAACGTTTGCCGAATCCTGTTCCTTCAGTTCCAAGAATCTTCCGGTCTGCAGCTACAGCCTACAGCTTTCTTTTCTGTTATCTAAATCCTTCCTTTTTGCAGGCAAAATCTGTTGTGCGATCCAGATCTAGTACTGCTACATCTCTCCATGTTCCATCATGATCTGCTCTCTGCTTATGATTATCAATCATGTGtttttgaatttgagaaagttAGCTTTCTTGGTACCGTCGTAAAGCTGTACAAACCGTACTCTTGCAAAATATTGCATTAAATAAAGATGTATAATATGAGAAAATAACATCATAGTTGTGCCGACAAGTGCACGTTGGGGGCCGTATGTTGTCGATTAATATTTTCCAACTCCCGCGATGGTAGGGCTCAATTCAGATTTTGTATGTTTTATGTCCTATCTCCTTTATCTTGATGCCCAGTGTCCTTCATTCTGTGGCTAAGCAAGTACAGAGTGGATGTCTGCCATGGTTCAATTCCATGGTCAAAAGGGGTTTATGCAAGTACAAGAAAATAAAGAAGGGCTTATTCTCCTCTGCACCCCTATGAACTAGTACTAGTAATTAACAAGATAAGTACAACTGGAGTAAATTAACCAAAGCTGAAGCTTACCCCTGCCCTGATGAGTGCACGCGCACTTTGGGGAACAGATTCAGTGTAAGATACCCAAAGCAGTATGCGCTTCTCCTCCCCTATCATGGATAAATAATATGGTACACCAACTGTTAATTGGCTGTTAAATATTCCCATTAATCTGTCTATGTAGGCAGCACCACCTTGCCTATCATGGAAAAGAAGGTTCATCCCACAATCTATATGCCTGTCCTAATCAGAGCAGAAACTGGCTACATAAAAAACTTGTGGCTAATTTAGTGTGCAATCTAGTGAGCAGTTAAGGTAATTGAGTACTAGCAAGCGTTTAAATTCCTCCCTAGCTAGCTAGATGCAGGTTAAAAAAAGATTGATTTATGGGCCATGCGGTTGACCGGGATATTATTAGCGACTGAACTTGGAGCTAATCATTCTGTGCCCCATCATGGAGTTGTGGCTGGAAATTCCCTGCTACCCACAGCCACACCTCATGCCACGCAACATAAAACACAAGGAACTGATTCCCTCAACATAATTATTTACACATCCATATGCAATTAGCACTAATCCTCTGCTCCCAGCATCAGAAGATCCAGCTATATCTAGTCCAGACATTTGTTGGCCTAACTACCACCGAAAGCTGCACTTACAATTAAGTAAGTAAAATGGGTTTTGCTGGACAACAACAGAAAAGATAAGTATTGCACAAAACTCATCAACTTAGTTAGTACTGTATGTCAAAGGTGGCAGCAGCAGTGGTGGACATGCTCTCTGTTTTTGGCTCATCTAGGCATcgacttttcttcttcttttttgggTGCAAAAGCGCATAGTACGTTTTTTTTATCTAGAGAAGGAAAAGGAAAACACTGAGAGTTTGAGTAAATTATAAGATTAATCTTCTGCCTTCAGCATCAGAAGATCTAAACCCATGTTGGAAGATCAATAGCGCATGGTATTAATTTTTTTTTTCATCCAGTGAAGAAAAAGAAGCATGATTttgtcatgcatgcatgcatgatccTGACCGATCGGGCTAGTGGAATTCGATATGGGCACCAGCTGTTCCCGCCCTGCATTTCGAGTGGCGCCGCATCGTCCATCCCATCATACTCATACAT
This genomic window contains:
- the LOC109733976 gene encoding ras-related protein Rab11C, which encodes MAHRVDNEYDYLFKIVLIGDSGVGKSNILSRFTRNEFCLESKSTIGVEFATRTLQVEGKTIKAQIWDTAGQERYRAITSAYYRGAVGALLVYDITKKLSFENINRWLSELRNHADSNIVIMMVGNKSDLNHLRSVQEEEGQALAEKEGLSFLETSALEALNVEKAFQTILSDIHQIISKKALAAQEAAGSGPPTQGTTINVADSSGNMKKGCCST